Proteins encoded by one window of Azospirillum brasilense:
- a CDS encoding ornithine cyclodeaminase family protein, with the protein MRTVTGAELKSVLHFRMLIERMRHTFRAGVEVPMRHHHTVETYGQSDGTLLLMPAWQVNQSIGVKVVTVFPDNGAKDLPAVQGLYLLMDGKTGMPQAVLDGTALTKRRTAAASALAASYLARPDSERLLMVGTGALAPELIEAFSTVLPIKHVLVWGRSLEKAKKVASRFHRPKFRIEATADLEGAVRGAQVISCATLAKEPLIRGEWLQPGAHLDLVGGFTPEMREADDDCIRRSRVFVDTREGACTEAGDIVQPMRAGILTDADIAGDLYDLTRGQRAGRRFYDQITLFKSVGTALEDLCAAQLAVEMVIHNDTIR; encoded by the coding sequence ATGCGCACCGTCACCGGAGCCGAGCTGAAATCCGTCCTGCACTTCCGCATGCTGATCGAGCGCATGCGGCACACCTTCCGCGCCGGGGTCGAGGTGCCGATGCGGCACCACCACACGGTCGAGACCTACGGCCAGAGCGACGGCACGCTGCTGCTGATGCCGGCCTGGCAGGTCAACCAGTCCATCGGCGTCAAGGTGGTCACCGTCTTCCCCGACAACGGGGCGAAGGATCTGCCGGCGGTGCAGGGCCTCTACCTGCTGATGGACGGCAAGACGGGAATGCCCCAGGCGGTTCTGGACGGCACCGCCCTGACCAAGCGGCGCACCGCCGCGGCCTCCGCCCTCGCCGCCTCCTACCTTGCGCGGCCCGACTCGGAGCGGCTGCTGATGGTCGGCACCGGGGCGCTGGCGCCCGAGCTGATCGAGGCCTTCTCCACCGTCCTGCCGATCAAGCATGTGCTGGTCTGGGGCCGCAGCCTCGAGAAGGCGAAGAAGGTGGCCAGCCGCTTCCACCGCCCGAAATTCCGCATCGAGGCCACGGCCGACCTGGAAGGGGCGGTGCGCGGCGCCCAGGTGATCTCCTGCGCCACGCTGGCGAAGGAGCCGCTGATCCGTGGCGAATGGCTTCAGCCGGGCGCCCATCTCGACCTCGTCGGCGGCTTCACCCCGGAGATGCGCGAGGCCGACGACGACTGCATCCGCCGCTCCCGCGTCTTCGTGGACACCCGCGAGGGGGCCTGCACGGAGGCGGGGGACATCGTCCAGCCGATGAGGGCCGGCATCCTGACCGACGCGGACATCGCCGGCGACCTCTACGATCTCACCCGCGGCCAGCGCGCCGGGCGCCGCTTCTACGACCAGATCACCCTGTTCAAGTCGGTCGGCACCGCGCTGGAAGACCTCTGCGCCGCCCAGCTGGCGGTGGAGATGGTGATCCACAACGACACGATCCGCTGA
- a CDS encoding YsnF/AvaK domain-containing protein, with protein sequence MPQERAPPERAVSEEAVPLYEETLSVGKHTVETGRLRITTVVREREEAVEQDLSSEAVEVLRVPVGRPVDAAPEPRYEGDVLIVPILEEELVVTKRLVLKEELHIRKQTTRRTERVTETLRSEDAVVTRDDAARADAQRSETLPPQE encoded by the coding sequence ATGCCACAGGAACGCGCACCGCCGGAGCGGGCCGTCTCCGAGGAAGCCGTCCCTCTTTACGAGGAAACCCTGTCTGTCGGAAAGCACACGGTCGAAACCGGCCGCTTGCGGATCACCACGGTCGTCCGCGAGCGTGAGGAAGCCGTGGAACAGGATCTCTCCAGCGAGGCGGTGGAGGTCCTTCGCGTTCCGGTGGGTCGCCCGGTCGATGCCGCGCCGGAGCCGCGGTACGAGGGCGATGTGCTGATCGTTCCGATCCTCGAAGAAGAACTGGTCGTGACGAAACGGCTGGTCCTCAAAGAAGAACTGCACATTCGCAAACAGACGACCCGGCGCACCGAGCGCGTCACCGAGACGTTGCGCTCCGAAGACGCTGTCGTCACCAGGGACGACGCGGCGCGCGCCGACGCGCAGCGGTCCGAAACATTGCCTCCACAGGAGTAG
- a CDS encoding DUF2189 domain-containing protein, whose protein sequence is MTHAHHTGPSDPLAGLPYADRVRTVTTAQALGWLRAGWADLRASGWVSLAYGALFVAIGFALTGGLVLAGMAYLIAPMIGAFLLIAPLLALGLYRISKDVEEGRRPSLWRALTAWRANPYHILTAGLILMLYVMIWARMNVVAFALFFPHEAIALDHFVAQMFSLDGLIFTAFITALGFAFAAFAFITNVTALPMMMDRPVDVFAAALASAMAVLRNPRVMALWAGLIVLVTGAGLLTGFLGLIVALPLVGHASWHAYRDLIKEDEEG, encoded by the coding sequence ATGACACACGCCCATCACACCGGCCCCTCCGACCCGCTGGCCGGCCTGCCCTACGCGGACCGCGTCCGCACCGTCACCACCGCCCAGGCGCTGGGCTGGCTGCGGGCGGGCTGGGCGGACCTGCGCGCGTCGGGCTGGGTCAGCCTCGCCTACGGCGCCCTGTTCGTCGCCATCGGATTCGCGCTGACCGGTGGGTTGGTCCTGGCCGGGATGGCCTATCTGATCGCGCCGATGATCGGCGCCTTCCTGCTGATCGCCCCGCTCCTGGCGCTCGGACTCTATCGGATTTCCAAGGACGTTGAGGAAGGGCGCCGGCCCAGCCTGTGGCGGGCGCTGACCGCGTGGCGGGCCAACCCCTACCACATCCTGACCGCCGGCCTGATCCTGATGCTCTATGTGATGATCTGGGCGCGGATGAACGTGGTGGCCTTCGCCCTGTTCTTCCCGCACGAGGCCATCGCGCTCGACCATTTCGTGGCGCAAATGTTCAGCCTCGACGGGCTGATCTTCACCGCCTTCATCACGGCGCTGGGCTTCGCCTTCGCCGCCTTCGCCTTCATCACCAACGTCACCGCCCTGCCGATGATGATGGACCGCCCGGTGGACGTCTTCGCCGCGGCGCTGGCCTCGGCCATGGCGGTGCTGCGCAACCCGCGCGTCATGGCTCTGTGGGCCGGGCTGATCGTTCTGGTGACCGGCGCCGGGCTGCTGACCGGCTTCCTCGGGCTGATCGTCGCCCTGCCCCTGGTCGGGCATGCGAGCTGGCACGCCTACCGCGACCTCATCAAGGAGGACGAGGAGGGGTGA
- the ihfB gene encoding integration host factor subunit beta: protein MTKSELIQRLAERNPHLYQRDIEKIVGTIFDEISEALARGDRVELRGFGAFSVKRRDARTGRNPRTGEAVEVGEKAIPFFKTGKQLRERLNTDE from the coding sequence ATGACCAAATCGGAGCTGATTCAACGGCTCGCGGAGCGCAATCCGCATCTGTACCAGCGCGACATCGAAAAGATCGTCGGCACCATCTTCGACGAGATCTCCGAAGCGCTCGCCCGCGGCGACCGGGTGGAGCTGCGCGGGTTCGGCGCCTTCTCCGTCAAGCGCCGCGACGCCCGCACCGGCCGCAACCCGCGCACGGGCGAGGCCGTCGAGGTGGGCGAGAAGGCGATCCCCTTCTTCAAGACCGGAAAACAGTTGCGCGAGCGCTTGAACACCGACGAATGA
- the pyrF gene encoding orotidine-5'-phosphate decarboxylase: MSTPSIAPASRIFCAVDTTDLDTARDLGRRIAGVVGGIKLGLEFFIAHGPAGIRAVIGEDGPPLFLDLKLHDIPNTVAGGIRAALPLKPAFLTIHTSGGPAMMRAAADAAASAGADRPKILAVTVLTSMDAADLQAVGQSVPVADQVKRLALLAKESGVDGVVCSPAEVALIREACGPDFILMVPGIRPAWAAANDQKRVMTPAEALAAGADHLVIGRPITGDADPEAAARRIVSEL; the protein is encoded by the coding sequence ATGAGCACGCCCAGCATCGCGCCCGCCTCGCGCATCTTCTGCGCCGTCGACACGACCGACCTCGACACCGCCCGCGACCTCGGCCGGCGGATCGCTGGGGTGGTCGGCGGGATCAAGCTGGGGCTGGAGTTCTTCATCGCCCACGGCCCGGCGGGCATCCGCGCGGTGATCGGCGAAGACGGCCCGCCGCTGTTCCTCGACCTCAAGCTGCACGACATCCCCAACACGGTGGCGGGCGGAATCCGGGCGGCGCTGCCGCTGAAGCCCGCCTTCCTGACCATCCACACCTCCGGCGGCCCGGCGATGATGCGCGCGGCGGCGGACGCCGCGGCGAGCGCGGGCGCCGACCGTCCGAAGATCCTCGCCGTCACCGTGCTGACCAGCATGGACGCCGCCGACCTCCAGGCCGTCGGGCAGAGCGTCCCGGTCGCCGATCAGGTGAAGCGGCTGGCGCTGCTCGCCAAGGAGTCGGGGGTGGACGGTGTGGTGTGCTCCCCCGCCGAGGTGGCGCTGATCCGCGAGGCCTGCGGGCCGGACTTCATCCTGATGGTGCCGGGCATCCGCCCCGCCTGGGCCGCCGCCAACGACCAGAAGCGCGTCATGACCCCCGCCGAGGCGCTGGCCGCCGGGGCGGACCATCTGGTCATCGGCCGCCCGATCACCGGCGACGCCGACCCCGAAGCCGCCGCCCGACGCATCGTTTCGGAACTGTAA
- a CDS encoding lipopolysaccharide assembly protein LapA domain-containing protein has protein sequence MRFIALIIAVPIALAAVLFAISNRGLVTLSLWPLPFTLEVPVYLATLVALVIGFLAGGVVAWNAQRRHRRRARRSTDRVSYLERELKETQARAAAAEKRLAEMNRPLSGTAGLPAVTGSGAALPATTVH, from the coding sequence GTGCGTTTCATCGCCCTCATCATCGCCGTTCCCATCGCGCTGGCCGCGGTGCTGTTCGCCATCTCCAACCGTGGCCTGGTCACGCTGTCGCTCTGGCCGCTGCCCTTCACGCTGGAGGTGCCGGTCTACCTCGCCACGCTGGTGGCGCTGGTGATCGGCTTCCTGGCCGGGGGCGTTGTCGCCTGGAACGCCCAGCGCCGCCATCGCCGCCGCGCCCGCCGCTCGACCGACCGCGTGTCCTATCTGGAGCGCGAGCTGAAGGAGACGCAGGCCCGCGCCGCCGCCGCGGAGAAGCGTCTGGCCGAGATGAACCGCCCGCTGTCCGGCACCGCCGGCCTGCCCGCGGTGACCGGGTCCGGCGCCGCCCTGCCGGCGACCACGGTCCACTGA
- a CDS encoding NAD(P)/FAD-dependent oxidoreductase, whose product MTLRITVVGAGIMGLCTAWALARAGHEVAVFDQGQVPNPFGSSVDQHRLFRHAYGASAGYARMADTAFQAWERLWADLGERLLVPSGTLCTASAEDGRRWLADSADVLESLAHPFRRLTPAEIAAEFPLVDANAVAEGLHLESGGVLLAGRIVELLSHHLNALGVTVHARAPVTAIDAERATVTLADRRTIGADALVVAAGAWVTKLLPETAARLTPSRQVVAYLMPPEGLRRVWAKAPMLIDADGESGVYVVPPVAGTTMKAGDHRFSRAGDPDTDRDPDPDEARDVLDRARRVLADGHRYSLANAATCFYTVTDDERFVVEPLSARCWLMSACSGHGFKFAPALGEALAAAIGDPARAAGLSLWAAGR is encoded by the coding sequence ATGACTCTCCGCATCACCGTCGTCGGCGCCGGCATCATGGGGCTGTGCACCGCCTGGGCGCTGGCCCGCGCCGGGCACGAGGTCGCGGTCTTCGACCAGGGCCAGGTGCCCAACCCCTTCGGCAGCTCCGTCGACCAGCACCGGCTGTTCCGCCACGCCTACGGCGCCAGCGCCGGCTACGCCCGCATGGCCGACACCGCCTTCCAGGCGTGGGAGCGGCTGTGGGCCGACCTGGGCGAGCGGCTGCTGGTCCCCAGCGGCACGCTCTGCACCGCCTCGGCGGAGGACGGGCGGCGCTGGCTGGCCGACAGCGCTGATGTGCTGGAGTCGCTGGCCCATCCCTTCCGCCGCCTGACCCCGGCGGAGATCGCTGCGGAGTTCCCTCTGGTCGACGCCAACGCCGTGGCCGAGGGTCTGCATCTGGAGTCGGGCGGCGTGCTGCTCGCCGGGCGCATCGTGGAGCTGCTCAGCCACCATCTGAACGCGCTGGGGGTGACGGTTCATGCGCGTGCCCCCGTGACGGCCATCGACGCGGAGCGCGCCACCGTGACGCTCGCCGACCGCCGGACCATCGGCGCCGACGCGCTGGTGGTCGCCGCCGGGGCCTGGGTGACCAAGCTGCTGCCGGAGACGGCGGCGCGCCTGACCCCGTCGCGGCAGGTCGTGGCCTATCTGATGCCGCCGGAGGGCCTGCGCCGCGTCTGGGCCAAGGCGCCGATGCTGATCGACGCGGACGGGGAGAGCGGGGTTTATGTCGTGCCCCCGGTGGCCGGCACGACGATGAAGGCGGGCGACCACCGCTTCTCGCGCGCCGGCGACCCGGACACCGACCGCGATCCCGATCCGGATGAGGCGCGCGACGTGCTGGACCGCGCCCGCCGGGTGCTGGCGGACGGCCACCGCTACAGCCTCGCCAACGCGGCGACCTGCTTCTACACGGTGACCGACGACGAGCGCTTCGTGGTCGAGCCGCTGTCCGCCCGCTGCTGGCTGATGAGCGCCTGCTCCGGCCACGGCTTCAAGTTCGCCCCGGCGCTGGGCGAGGCGCTGGCCGCCGCCATCGGCGATCCGGCACGGGCAGCCGGCCTATCCCTCTGGGCCGCGGGGCGCTGA
- a CDS encoding YsnF/AvaK domain-containing protein: MNRKTIVALYDDLSSAERVLGELQARNLRQDFTMMGADSANLGTGTEGRLESWRHAADFGEDLNFNARDKRLSMLTRMGVTRDDAEIFAEGIRRGGVLLVGRVEDAQCDEALAIIEQHGPVDIADRGRSYRETGWTGYDASATDYDHTQATEERTRYSSGLGAAAASLRDVNTEGTVGRVETDTARSTETTRHAGAVGSGEEQRIPVVEEQLNVGKREVERGSVRVRSYMTETPVEEQVRLRDEKVTVERRPVDRPVSDLPPEAFQERTIEVSETDEEAVVEKTARIREEVVIRKEAEERAQTVSDTVRRTEVEIDDARGTGADRPADLPSDRDRMPGDRPVDRGLDRDPDRKI; this comes from the coding sequence ATGAACAGGAAAACCATCGTCGCGCTGTATGACGATCTGTCCAGCGCCGAACGCGTGCTTGGCGAGCTGCAGGCCCGGAACCTGCGCCAGGACTTCACCATGATGGGCGCCGACAGCGCCAATCTGGGAACCGGCACCGAGGGCCGGCTGGAAAGCTGGCGCCACGCCGCCGATTTCGGGGAGGACCTGAACTTCAACGCCCGCGACAAGCGCCTGTCGATGCTGACTCGCATGGGAGTGACGCGGGACGACGCGGAGATTTTCGCGGAGGGCATACGCCGCGGCGGCGTTCTTCTGGTCGGCCGCGTCGAGGACGCGCAATGCGACGAGGCCTTGGCCATCATCGAGCAGCATGGCCCGGTGGACATCGCCGACCGCGGTCGGAGTTATCGGGAGACCGGCTGGACCGGCTACGACGCCTCCGCCACGGATTACGACCACACCCAGGCCACCGAGGAGCGCACGCGCTACAGCTCCGGCTTGGGCGCCGCCGCGGCGTCCCTGCGTGACGTCAACACCGAAGGCACGGTGGGACGGGTCGAAACCGACACGGCCCGCAGCACCGAAACCACCCGCCATGCCGGCGCGGTTGGATCGGGCGAGGAGCAGCGCATTCCCGTGGTCGAGGAACAGCTGAACGTCGGCAAGCGGGAGGTGGAACGCGGGTCCGTCCGCGTCCGCAGCTACATGACCGAGACACCGGTGGAGGAACAGGTCCGCCTGCGCGATGAAAAGGTGACGGTCGAACGCCGCCCGGTGGATCGACCCGTCAGCGACCTGCCCCCCGAAGCCTTCCAGGAGCGCACCATCGAAGTGAGCGAGACGGACGAGGAAGCGGTGGTCGAAAAGACCGCGCGGATCCGGGAGGAGGTGGTGATCCGCAAGGAGGCCGAGGAGCGCGCGCAGACGGTGTCCGACACGGTCCGCCGGACCGAGGTGGAGATCGACGACGCCCGCGGCACCGGCGCCGACCGTCCGGCCGATCTTCCTTCGGACCGCGACCGTATGCCCGGCGACCGACCGGTGGACCGTGGACTTGACCGCGACCCGGACCGGAAGATCTGA